From the Oryctolagus cuniculus chromosome 17, mOryCun1.1, whole genome shotgun sequence genome, the window GGCCGCATGCTGCGTTTCGAGCCCAGTGCCCGCATCTCAGCCGCCGCCGCCCTGCGCCATCCCTTCCTGGCCAAGTACCATGACCCTGATGATGAGCCTGACTGTGCCCCGCCCTTTGACTTTGCCTTTGACCGTGAGGCCCTCACCCGGGAGCGCATTAAGGAGGCCATTGTGGCTGAGATCGAGGACTTCCATGCCCGGCGAGAGGGCATCCGCCAGCAGATCCGTTTCCAGCCTTCCCTGCAGCCTGTGGCCAGCGAGCCTGGCTGCCCAGACGTTGAGATGCCCAGTCCCTGGGCACCCAGCGGGGACTGTGCCATGGAGTCGCCCCCACCCGTCCCACCGCCGTGCCCTGGCCCTGCACCTGACACCATTGATCTGACCCTGCAGCCACCCCCAGCAGCCAGCGAACCCGCCCCACCGAAGAGAGAGGGCGCCATCTCAGACAACACCAAGGCCGCTCTCAAAGCCGCCCTGCTCAAGTCCCTGCGGAGCCGCCTCCGAGGTGACTTGTGGACCCAGCATCTGGCCGAGGAATGGGGTGGTGGCGGGGGGGTCTCTTCCCCGAGCCGGGCTGCAGGCTctcaccctgccccctgcccaacTTCCCTGCAGATGGGCCCAGCGTCCCCCTGGAAGCTCCTGAGCCTCGAAAGCCGGTGACAGCCCAGGAGCGCCAGCGGGAACGGGAGGagaagcggcggcggcggcaagaGCGTGCCAAGGAGCGGGAGAAGCGGCGGCAGGAGCGGGAACGGAAGGAGCGGGCTGTGGGGGCCCTCGGGGGCCCCTCGACTGACCCTCTGGCCGGGCTGGTGCTCAGTGACAATGACCGCAGTCTGCTGGAGCGCTGGACTCGCATGGCCCGGCCCCCGGCCGCGGTCCCTGCCCCAGCACCCACTGtggtcccagcccctgctcccgtACCGacgcctcccccagcccagcctgccagTCCTCCCCCTGGCCCTGTAGCCCAGCCTGCTGGCCCCCCATTGCAGCCCTCAGGCTCCAGCCCCGCTCCTGTCCCCCagcctgcctgcccaccccctggcccTGGTCCCCACCCTGCTGGCCCTCCTGTGCCTGCCCCTGTCCCAGCTGCACTCCAGACTGCCACCTCCAGCAGCCTCGTGGCTCCCCAGTCACTTGTGACACCTGCTGGGTTGCCAGGCCCCAGTGCCCCGGGAGTGCTGCCTTACTTCCCAgccgcccctcctcctccagacccccgggctgcccctcccccttctaCATCAGAGTCGCCCGACGTCAACCTAGTGACCCAGCAGCTGTCCAAGTCGCAGGTGAGAGGAAGGGCCCAGGCTGCGGGGACACCCGGATCTGAGCCTGGGGGTGTGGGTTCTGGAAGGCGTCCGTGTTCCTTGAGGACTGCCCAGAGATGGGGCTTTCTCTCAGCTCGTGCCCAGCTCGTAGAAGGAGCACAGTGCCAGTGAGGAGGTTGTTGGGACATCGATAAGGTCCTGGCTGGAGAGGGCCCAGCCGGGGCTCGCTGATGAGACTGGCATTTGCTGTGGCGCTATCCAGGCGGAGCAGTCAGCATCCGTCTGTGGCTGCTGGTGCCTTCGTTGTGACCTGTTGCTaccccctgcaggtggaggaccctCTGCCCCCCGTGTTCTCAGGCACTCCAAAGGGCAGCGGGGCCGGCTACGGTGTTGGCTTTGACCTGGAGGAATTCCTAAACCAGTCTTTTGACATGGGTGTGGCTGACGGGCCCCAGGACGGGTAAGAGGGCTGGAGCGAGCTCCTGGAATGGGGCTTGGGGAGGGGCCGTGGTGCAGGAGGCCTTTGTCTGTGGGATAGGGGAGAAGATGGCCTAGGCTAACAGCACCCCTTTGCCCTGTGTCCTCTCCTTGCAGCCAGGCAGACTCGGCCTCCCTGTCGGCCTCCTTGCTCGCGGACTGGCTGGAGGGCCACGGCATAAACCCTGCCGACATCGAGTCCCTGCagcgggagatccagatggactcCCCGATGCTGCTGGCTGACTTGGCTGacctccaggagccctgagcgCACGCGCTGGGCCTTGCTGCGGGGCAGAGCCAGCTCCAGGgccgcagccctggcccagcaggtGGGGCTCCGCTTGGATCAACTCTGCAGGTTCATCTCAGACCCACCCTCAGCCTTAAGCCGCCACTTGAGCTGCCACCGAGCCATAACTGGATCATGAAACCCCGGCTCCCTGAGTGATCCTTTTCagtattgtatttttattattattattgttgtcgTCGTTATTATTATGTTATTGCAGTCTTTTTGCCGTCAGAGTGAGGCCTGTGAAATAGAAGGTTacctccagcccctgactctaGGTGTCATTCTTGGAGTTGGGGGAGGGTACCGGCAGTAGAACACGGAGCAGCCGGGTGCGCACATTGAGAGCCAAGCAAATACATCTGTGTGCGGGAATCCGGTTCATTCAGGTCCCAAAGGTTTATTGAGACCACTCCTCACCTGTTCCGGCCCCACCGAGGTCGTCCTCTGCCCCTCCCACGATCAGACGCCAGCTTGGGGGCTGGGTGGGGAACCTTGTGTCCACATCTACCTCAGCTGTGGCTGTTCTGGGTGGGCAGGGGGGCAAGGGGGAGGCATGCAGTAGCTGTGGCATCAAgcttgggggctggggcaggcaggggggaAGCTGAGTATGACgtgaggtggggctgggggtccctGCTGTGTCCCTCAGGGGCATGAGTTGGGAGGGCGGCCACGGACAGGAGAGACTCAGAACAGCCCGAGGGAGGCGGGGGTGCAGCAGGGACCACCATGCCGGGGTCGCCTCAGACAGCCTATGGCGGGGagggtggctcctggctctgggctgttgGGACAGCTGAGAGGTAACGCAAGTCTCGTGGGGGCTCGGCCCCGGCCAGGACGGCTGTGCCTCTGAGAATGGGTGGGGAGCTGCTGGCAGTGTGGGCTCAGGTGGAGGCGAGCGGCACCAGCTTGGAGGTGGGTGACAGATCAGCTGTGGCTGTGTgagaagctgggaggcagcaggggagggagcgCGCCCAGGGTGGCCAGGGGAGGTGGGGCCTGACAGGACCAGCCTGTCAGGTCCGGCGGATTTTCATCTCCGTGCGTTTGAGGGAGTAGTAAAAACCCTTCCACTGGGCCCAGTTGATGCCGTTGGCGTAGGAGAGGTGGGAGCCACCCAGGTAGAAGCCATTGAGGTTGGCGAAGTGGCAGCTGCGGAACCAGAAGGCACCCGAGGAGAGGGCCGCGCAGTTCTGCACAAAGAGGTCCTGGTCCCGGTCGAAGGTGGAGAATTTCTGGCCACTGTGGTAGGACAGGGAGTCGCctggcagaggggaagggaggggaggggctgctgagGTGGGGAGCGGAGTCCCACGCGGCCTGGGCTGATGGGACACCGCGAGGCAGCCCCGGGCACCCTTGCTGAGCCGCACGGCGGGTGGACAAGCTCTTGTAGCAGAAACAGCTGTGCCTCTGCAGAGTGGCCTGGAGCCCGGCCAGCCCGGCTGCTCTCCAGGCTGAGGCCCGAGCTGGGCTCAGCTGGTCTGGAGCCAGCTGTGATGCGTCCAAGCCCAGGAGGGTTGAAGGAGGGGCCTGAAGGGGGTCAGGGGCCGACtgagcagggccagcccccctGCAACCCTTCCAAAAGCCAGCAGTGGGTACCTGCCCCGCCGTCCTCGAAGCCTGCCACGTAGAGAGTGTAGCCGTCTTCCTCCGCGCTCACTGCGTTGGGGGAGATGGAGAAGTCCACGTACTTGGCAAAGGCCGTGTTGTTCTCGAAGTCTTCCAAGTCCACCCGCAGCTCGTACTTCTGCTTCAGCGTCAGGAGGTGCAGGTTCTGCagccctggggcggggggaggaggaggaggcagcctgcTCAGCAAGGACCTGGCTTCAGGCAGCCCCCACCCAGGCCACCCGGCCCCACCTTACCCAGCCAGTACTCCCCGTCAGCCCGGCCAAAGCCCAGCTTGTAGTCATTCcagccccggaagaagctcacgGAGCCATTGAATCTCTTCTGGAAAACCTGGACCAGAGGGGAACGGGAGACTGCGTGGTCAAGGACCCTGTGCTGCAGAGGCCAGTCTGGTAAAGGACTGAGCCAACGCCAGGTGCATGCTGGTCTGAGGCCCCTCACGGAGCAGctgggtgccagcaccccccTGGGTTCTCACACGCAGGAGGTACTGTGGAGAGGCAGGAAAGGAGAGTGCCTGAAGGGGAGACCTGGTACAGGCCGTGTGACCAGCCCGAGATCAATGAGGGCTGCGTGTATTAACCTACCTAGGCACTTGGGACAGCTGCTGTATGGATCACCTAGTTACTGCGTTTCAAAGGTGAAGAGAGTGAGGCAAatcagggtcacacagctaggactagaaccaggcctGGCCCGCTGGCCCACTCCCACTCACCGTCCACTTGCCGCCCTCGGTGGTCATGTCACAGAAGACAGGCACGGGCACGCTGGGGCCCGAGGGGTAGATGAGGTACACGCCGTCCGTCTGGTAGCCCTGGGCGTAGATGTCATCACAGTCCAGCGGCTGCTGAAGGCACGCCCTCtccagagctggggtgggggcgccgGGACAGTGAGGCGAGGGGTTCAGGCGCAGTGCACATGGCACCCCTCAGTTTGCCTCAGTcccgggggaggagggggtggcacAGAGCACTCCCCAGAAATGGGGTGATTTCTTCAAGGGGCAGGGGATGCCCCAGAGATGCATTTCATCCACCTGCCCCTTCAAGAAGGGGAGGGCCAGTTCTACAGCCTCAGCCTGGGCCCGGCACAGGCCAGCCCGGCTCTGCTTCTATGAACACGGGGCTACTCACCATCTCCCCGGATCCCAGAGATCTGGGGGGCGCAGGGGGGTGccgagagcagcagcagcagcagcggtggcAGCAAGGCCAGGAGAGCCTGGTGGCAAGAGCAAGGTCAGCGTGGCACCGGCCCTGGCCCCAGACCGCCTGTTCCTTTGCATCTGTCTCCCGCACAGGCCAACCGGCCCCAAGCCTTTCCCTCCCAAGGAACCCCACTCCCTGGGACAGACTGGACACCCTAGGAGCTTAAGGAGTCACAGCCGCCTCCCTGGCAAGGGGCCTCCCCCCAGGGCGCGTGCTGTGAGtccccctccccgggccacacTACCTTCATGCTGGCAGTTCGGCTCAGAGCAGCTGGGTGTCTGCGGGTGCCGGACTGCAACGGGCCAGAGTTATGTGCTGGGCCCCTGGCCAGccgcctcagccccgccccctgaaGCGGCAaaacccccctcccccttccccacacTACAAGGCGTCAGCTTTCACTGTCAGGGGCCAGGCGACCACCTGGGTCTCATTAGGCCTGTGGGGCAGAGCCCTGCAGACCAGACGGTTAACTCCCTGCTGGCTCCCCTGTTCCCTGGCCCTCACTCCCGCCGCCTGCCTGCTGGACCCGGGGGGCCCCTGGTACCTCTAGCCAGCCCAGCACCCCGCTTCCTGATGGGCCCCCTGCAGAGGGCTGGTCTCTCCCTGTCCTACTTTGGCCTGTGTTTCATCAGCTATCAAAGGGGaggccagaggaggaggctgggcggAGGTGTGCCTGGGTTCTGGGGGCCCTGGGATTGCGGTGGAGGGGGGAACAGCTTCAGGGCTCCTGATGTGGGAGTCTGCCTGGGGCCGGTGGGGGCCGGGGGCAGCAAGGGCCAGGCTGTCTCCTGGCAGGCCTGGGACATTTCTGAGCCATGAGCACAGGGCTGCCGGCGGCCAACTGCTCTGTCTGCCCCAGCTCAAGCCAGGGCCcctctccagccccctccccggccctcctCCCGCGCTCTGGCCACctcagccccctccttcctcctcccacaGCTCCCTGGCCCAACTGGGCAGCCTTTGTTTCTCCTCCCCCCAGCCCGCCTGCCTTCCTCAAACCCCTGTCTTGGCCCCCACTGCCCTGAGACTCCCCCGCTTCCTCAGGCCTGGAAGCCCACCCTTCCCTCCACGTGCCCACggagcctgctctctgcctgccctcACTGTGGCTGCTCGCTGCTCCTGCCTCTGCAATGCATCCCCTTTCTTCCGGTCCCTCTCCCATCTGCCCTCCGTTTATCACCGGGCCAGTCGGCCTAGGCAGCTGCTCTGACTGTCACCCCCTGTTTGAGCCTCCAGTGGCCTCAGGGCAAAGACCAAATTTTTCACCTGGAATAGGAAAGGAATTCCAAGTCTGGCTCCCGCCTACCTTCAAGGCCATATCCACTGTTCACAAACTACGGTCTGGCAGCGTCTGGCTGCGGGCAGGCCCCCTTGGCTTTGCCCACCTGGCCCGCTCTTCTGGGCCGTAAGTCTCAGTGGGCAgggtctgtgtctctcactgctGCACATTCAGCGACTGTCAGGCCTGATACATTCACTCATGAAGCAtttcttgagcacctactatgtgcaatATACTCCATGCTACTGCCAGGGCTATAGTATCTGCCCCTAAGGAGTGGCAAACGCTGGCCTTAGGCAGGGAATTGCCAGTGTACTGGGAGTAAGGAGAAGACGTTtgttgagtggataaagaaatggcATACTCAAAGGCGAAGTGAGAAGGCTCTGGCTTGGGTCCCTTCTCTCCTGAGTTGTTAGATAATAAGCCCGTGGTGGCGGGAACCAAGCGCCTGTGTTCGGAGTGCATGTTGCCCTCTGGGTTCTGCAGCCAAGCCACCTGCGTTCAGATCCACAACTCTTCCTGTTCACTGAGTGACCTCAAGCCAATGGCCTCGCCTGTCTGTGCCGCCGTCCCCGCCGCTGTTAAATGGGGATAGTAACGCTGCCTACTTCCCAGGGGCGTGGTGAGGATTAGGCAATCCCCATCCAGTGCCAAGAACAGCGCTCACTATTacttcttaaaaggaaaaatcttaaACTAATCAAATGCAACAGCGTTTACTTGAGCAATTATAAACAAGACAGAATGAAGCAAAACAAAGGCAATGTGTGCAGCAGGCAGTCCCCAGACCTGAAGCAAATTCGGAGAATTCTCTCCAATAACACGATCTGACAGCATTTATGGGAAACAGAAGTGCGGTGTGGAGACAGCTTAATTGGTTAATTGGTTACAGAGCCTCTTGCAATTAACTAGAGCTCAGACACTGTGGTTAAACTCTGTATTGGTCTGGGCTCTGTATCAGTGCGACAGCTTAGTTTAAATCAATGGCCTCCCACGCAGATATTTTTTTAAACGTTGCAATAACTGTTTAGGAATTGTTATCTACCATCATCGTCATAAACTTCATGATTGTTCTTGTGCGGTTAGGTTGTCTTCAACacaattttttcagaaaaaatcgAAGTCAGAATtagggagggaaagacagcgatcttccatctgctgattcactccccagatggccacaatagccagcgctgggccgggtggaagccaggagccaggagctccattcgagtctcccatgtgggtggcaggggcccaagcacttgggccatttgctgctgcttttcccaggccattagcagggagctggatcagaagtggagcagctgggactcgaaccggcgcccatatgagatgccggcactgcaaatggcagggttgcccgctataccacagtgctggccccttcaataTGATTTTTATCCCTGTCTATGGAAGAAACATTTGGCTCCTCCCAgcttccttccctcactccccaggAAGACCCTGCTTTTTATCTGGGTTCCTTGCCCAGCTTCTGTGTTAGCTAGCCAAGGTCATGTGTATAAATTTTGGTCAATGAGCTGCAATAGGCTTTGTGgagtagtgaattaagccaccacccatgacgctggcatcccatatgggtgctggttcgagtcctggcggctccacttctgatccagctctctgctaatggcctgggaaagcagaagatggcccaagtgcttgggcccctgcacctgcatgggagacctggaggaagctcctggctcctggctttggtcaggtccagccctggccgtttgtagccatcttgagagtgaacaagcaaatagaaatcaatctctctctgtagctctgattttcaagtcaatcaatcaatcaatcattataaaaaaagaaaagatgcaatTAGAAGGGTGGaaaggggaggggtctggggtcAAGGTGGGCCTCTGGTCACTGCCTGGCGCAGTGGGGATGCGGCCTTATCATGCCTGGGACGGCAGGGGCTGGTCTGAGAGGTGCTGGGCCCCTTAGGGGTTTGTGGAGAGGCTGCAAAGCCGGCCCTGGACTGCTGTTCTCCAGGCCCCTCTTAtgtggaaaagaaagaaacttccaTGTGGTCTGAGCCTCTGCTTGTCCCCTGTAACACACAGCTGAACTTAATCCTAACCTCTTCTTTCAGCAAATGCCAGCTAATTTTAGCACAAGGtcacaaaaagtaaaataagaaaaaaaatccatcatcGAAACAGCTAATAAAATGTGTCCGAAGTCTTGGAGACTTTAGGAGTGCACAAGTAATATACAAACATAGGAATGGGAGACAGAGCCGGGGGTGGGGCAAGCCAGGGAAGCTGCTGGCATGTCACTCATGGTTTGCCTAGGACTGTATGaacacttttttaagatttatttatttatttgaaagagttacagagagaggtagagacagagagagaggttttccatctgctggttcactccgcagatggccacaacggccggagctgagctgatccgaagccaggagccaggaacttcttccgggtctcccatgcgggtgtgggggcccaagttttggggccgtcttctactgctttcccaggccatagcagagagctggatcagaaaaggagcagccgggactccaaccggtgcccatatgggatgctggcactgcgggcggcagctttacctgctatgccacagcgccggccccaagtataaacatttttaatgatgACGTGCACATGTGTGGCCAAGCAGGACTGCTTTGCAGACCGTGCTTGGGAATTAGTTAGACTCTCCTAGGAAAGAAACTTGGCAACACGTACCAAGCGCCAGTCCCCCTTCAAAGCTGCCCTTGGAGGAACTACTCTGCCGTTGGAGAGGTTGCGTGTGGAATCGTGGGCGTGATGGAAACTTCTTCCATGTTCCAGGGTCCCCCTAACTGGAACGCTGGTGCTTGCTCCCTCAGG encodes:
- the MAPK7 gene encoding mitogen-activated protein kinase 7 isoform X2, whose translation is MGTRAGRRAGALPPILAAPGAAGAHACRGLRPAAGAPLRSAERPQGGGSRRRAGPRRAERTMAEPLKEEDGEDGSGEPPGSVKAEPVHTAASVAAKNLALLKARSFDVTFDVGDEYEIIETIGNGAYGVVSSARRRLTGQQVAIKKIPNAFDVVTNAKRTLRELKILKHFKHDNIIAIKDILRPTVPYGEFKSVYVVLDLMESDLHQIIHSSQPLTLEHVRYFLYQLLRGLKYMHSAQVIHRDLKPSNLLVNENCELKIGDFGMARGLCTSPAEHQYFMTEYVATRWYRAPELMLSLHEYTQAIDLWSVGCIFGEMLARRQLFPGKNYVHQLQLIMTVLGTPSPAVVQAVGAERVRAYIQSLPPRQPVPWETVYPGADRQALSLLGRMLRFEPSARISAAAALRHPFLAKYHDPDDEPDCAPPFDFAFDREALTRERIKEAIVAEIEDFHARREGIRQQIRFQPSLQPVASEPGCPDVEMPSPWAPSGDCAMESPPPVPPPCPGPAPDTIDLTLQPPPAASEPAPPKREGAISDNTKAALKAALLKSLRSRLRDGPSVPLEAPEPRKPVTAQERQREREEKRRRRQERAKEREKRRQERERKERAVGALGGPSTDPLAGLVLSDNDRSLLERWTRMARPPAAVPAPAPTVVPAPAPVPTPPPAQPASPPPGPVAQPAGPPLQPSGSSPAPVPQPACPPPGPGPHPAGPPVPAPVPAALQTATSSSLVAPQSLVTPAGLPGPSAPGVLPYFPAAPPPPDPRAAPPPSTSESPDVNLVTQQLSKSQVEDPLPPVFSGTPKGSGAGYGVGFDLEEFLNQSFDMGVADGPQDGQADSASLSASLLADWLEGHGINPADIESLQREIQMDSPMLLADLADLQEP
- the MAPK7 gene encoding mitogen-activated protein kinase 7 isoform X1, coding for MGTRAGRRAGALPPILAAPGAAGAHACRGLRPAAGAPLRSAERPQGGGSRRRAGPRRAEVRFPRPMRPDWAQQRTMAEPLKEEDGEDGSGEPPGSVKAEPVHTAASVAAKNLALLKARSFDVTFDVGDEYEIIETIGNGAYGVVSSARRRLTGQQVAIKKIPNAFDVVTNAKRTLRELKILKHFKHDNIIAIKDILRPTVPYGEFKSVYVVLDLMESDLHQIIHSSQPLTLEHVRYFLYQLLRGLKYMHSAQVIHRDLKPSNLLVNENCELKIGDFGMARGLCTSPAEHQYFMTEYVATRWYRAPELMLSLHEYTQAIDLWSVGCIFGEMLARRQLFPGKNYVHQLQLIMTVLGTPSPAVVQAVGAERVRAYIQSLPPRQPVPWETVYPGADRQALSLLGRMLRFEPSARISAAAALRHPFLAKYHDPDDEPDCAPPFDFAFDREALTRERIKEAIVAEIEDFHARREGIRQQIRFQPSLQPVASEPGCPDVEMPSPWAPSGDCAMESPPPVPPPCPGPAPDTIDLTLQPPPAASEPAPPKREGAISDNTKAALKAALLKSLRSRLRDGPSVPLEAPEPRKPVTAQERQREREEKRRRRQERAKEREKRRQERERKERAVGALGGPSTDPLAGLVLSDNDRSLLERWTRMARPPAAVPAPAPTVVPAPAPVPTPPPAQPASPPPGPVAQPAGPPLQPSGSSPAPVPQPACPPPGPGPHPAGPPVPAPVPAALQTATSSSLVAPQSLVTPAGLPGPSAPGVLPYFPAAPPPPDPRAAPPPSTSESPDVNLVTQQLSKSQVEDPLPPVFSGTPKGSGAGYGVGFDLEEFLNQSFDMGVADGPQDGQADSASLSASLLADWLEGHGINPADIESLQREIQMDSPMLLADLADLQEP
- the MAPK7 gene encoding mitogen-activated protein kinase 7 isoform X3; its protein translation is MAEPLKEEDGEDGSGEPPGSVKAEPVHTAASVAAKNLALLKARSFDVTFDVGDEYEIIETIGNGAYGVVSSARRRLTGQQVAIKKIPNAFDVVTNAKRTLRELKILKHFKHDNIIAIKDILRPTVPYGEFKSVYVVLDLMESDLHQIIHSSQPLTLEHVRYFLYQLLRGLKYMHSAQVIHRDLKPSNLLVNENCELKIGDFGMARGLCTSPAEHQYFMTEYVATRWYRAPELMLSLHEYTQAIDLWSVGCIFGEMLARRQLFPGKNYVHQLQLIMTVLGTPSPAVVQAVGAERVRAYIQSLPPRQPVPWETVYPGADRQALSLLGRMLRFEPSARISAAAALRHPFLAKYHDPDDEPDCAPPFDFAFDREALTRERIKEAIVAEIEDFHARREGIRQQIRFQPSLQPVASEPGCPDVEMPSPWAPSGDCAMESPPPVPPPCPGPAPDTIDLTLQPPPAASEPAPPKREGAISDNTKAALKAALLKSLRSRLRDGPSVPLEAPEPRKPVTAQERQREREEKRRRRQERAKEREKRRQERERKERAVGALGGPSTDPLAGLVLSDNDRSLLERWTRMARPPAAVPAPAPTVVPAPAPVPTPPPAQPASPPPGPVAQPAGPPLQPSGSSPAPVPQPACPPPGPGPHPAGPPVPAPVPAALQTATSSSLVAPQSLVTPAGLPGPSAPGVLPYFPAAPPPPDPRAAPPPSTSESPDVNLVTQQLSKSQVEDPLPPVFSGTPKGSGAGYGVGFDLEEFLNQSFDMGVADGPQDGQADSASLSASLLADWLEGHGINPADIESLQREIQMDSPMLLADLADLQEP
- the MFAP4 gene encoding microfibril-associated glycoprotein 4 gives rise to the protein MKALLALLPPLLLLLLSAPPCAPQISGIRGDALERACLQQPLDCDDIYAQGYQTDGVYLIYPSGPSVPVPVFCDMTTEGGKWTVFQKRFNGSVSFFRGWNDYKLGFGRADGEYWLGLQNLHLLTLKQKYELRVDLEDFENNTAFAKYVDFSISPNAVSAEEDGYTLYVAGFEDGGAGDSLSYHSGQKFSTFDRDQDLFVQNCAALSSGAFWFRSCHFANLNGFYLGGSHLSYANGINWAQWKGFYYSLKRTEMKIRRT